The genomic stretch TTTTTTATCGTCGTCGGGGCATCCATTTTTTCGCTTGGCTTCAATCTGATTGAGGGGCGCGAAGTTCTGCTTGAATGGATCAACGGGTTCGATCTCGGGCGCTGGATGACGCTTGCCTTGCTGCTTGGCATCATCCTCGTCCTCGGGTTTGTGTTCGACTGGATCGAGATCCTGCTCGTCTTTTTCCCGATCTTGCTGCCGGCGTTCGGGCAGCTGGATTTTTCAGATCATGTTGGCTCGGACTATTTTTCAAAAATCTGGCTGGCCGGTTTGATTGCTTTGGCGCTTCAAACGTCCTTTCTCACGCCCCCATTCGGATATGCTCTCTTCTTCGCCAAGATGGCCGCTCCTCCAGGTGTCAATCTGGCTGACATCTATCGTGGCGCCGGGCCGCTCGTGATCATTGAAATCCTGCTCATCGCAGTGCTGGCATTGTGGCCAGAATTGATCACCTGGCTCCCGGAACTTGTTCTTTCCAAGTCAGACAGCCCTTTGTTGAATTGAAGATTCATGATAAATCTTCGGCCAAAGAACAAAAATCGAGCACCTTCAATGAAACGTCGTATTTTTCTCATGGGCATCATGTCCGCCTTTCTGTCCGGCTGTGCCAGCAAGTTCCGCAGCTATGGCGGACCCGAGGTGACCCGTGTTCGGCTTTACAAGGGGCAGCGCTTGCTTGTTCTCGACGGAGGCGATGGCGTATTGCAAACCTATCCGGTCGGGCTGGGTTTCGCGCCCGAGGGTCACAAGCAATTTGAGGGAGACGGTCGGACCCCGGAGGGCGCCTACTTAGTCGATAAGCGCAACCCTGAAAGCACCTATCATCTTTCAGTTGGCATCTCTTATCCGAACGAGGCCGACATTGCCTTTGCCGAAGCGCAGGGCCGATCCCCAGGGGGCGACATCTTCATCCATGGTGGTCCACGACCCGGCATCGAGCCGACGGACGTCCACGACTGGACAGCTGGCTGCATCGCAGTCACAGATCGGCAGATCGAGGACATCTATGCAATGGTGAAGGACGGAACACCTATCCACATCTTTGCATGACGGTCTTTCTCATGCGGCGGAAATGAGCCGTCGCATTGGCCGTCAGAGCCCAGCTCCACGAAGCCAAGATGAGCGCCAACAGCATCCAGTCCCCGAAGCTCGCGTAGAGTGCCGGCGGCCGCGCGGAGGGCAGACTAGCGTCGATGATGCCCGTTTCGCCGGTATCGAGCCGCGGAACGAACTCTCCGTTCGCGTCGATGACCGCAGAGATGCCCGTATTCGCGGCTCGAATGACAGGAAGGCCTTCCTCTATGGCGCGCATACGTGCGGAAGCCAGATGCTGCTCAGGTCCGATGCTGGTTCCAAACCAGGCATCGTTGGTGGCGTTGAAGATCCAGTCGGGCCTGAACAGGTCGTCGACCACATGCCCTGGGAAGATGATCTCATAGCAGATCGCCACGGCGACCAGCGGCACACCCGGAAGCGCAAGCGTTCTCGGGCCCGGTCCGGGCGTAAAATCGCCCAGACCCGCCGTGAGCCGCTCGATGGGCAACCAGCCGCGGAATGGCACATATTCGCCGAAGGGTACGAGATGGTGTTTCGCGTATCCGGTCAGGATTTTGCCGGTATCGCCAAAAGCCTGGACCGTGTTGAAATATCGGGTG from Antarctobacter heliothermus encodes the following:
- a CDS encoding L,D-transpeptidase family protein yields the protein MGIMSAFLSGCASKFRSYGGPEVTRVRLYKGQRLLVLDGGDGVLQTYPVGLGFAPEGHKQFEGDGRTPEGAYLVDKRNPESTYHLSVGISYPNEADIAFAEAQGRSPGGDIFIHGGPRPGIEPTDVHDWTAGCIAVTDRQIEDIYAMVKDGTPIHIFA